The following DNA comes from Vigna radiata var. radiata cultivar VC1973A chromosome 4, Vradiata_ver6, whole genome shotgun sequence.
GGAGGGTTTTGCTTCATTCACCCCATAATTGCTATCTGCACCAGAGTAAATGCCGCTGTCCACCACTGCTGCACCCCACGCCACCCTGCCTCCGCTGCATTGCATCATAACGGCAAAATTTTGAACCTCACAGGGAAAATTATCGGTGAACAGATGGGTTAAAAGAGGAGGAGCTTTCAAATACAATGCTACGGATGAAATGGGTAACTTAGAAGTTATTGGACTCTCCAGATAGTAATtttggaggtgtaggaagaaaaaaCTAATTGGAAAGATGGAAAGCCCAACTATGAGGAGCCGAAAATAACttacaaattataatacatcACAGTGGTTGTCAGCTAGTGTCATTCATGCATTGCTACGGAGGACGGTACGCAATTTATGAAGAATTGCTGGGTCAATAATGATACACTTCAAaatatactctttttttttttggctcgACGTCGTTTCGACAACACAACGTCATGTTATCCTCACAAACAAATACCATTTGaagttgttctttttgtttaattCTTCCGCAAGAACAGCATAATTCAGATTTCTTTATTTCCCATAGGGTTTCTTGTTTTGGAACTTTAAACATTAATTCATGCATgtgatgaaaaaagaaaagtcaaagatatttttattatattttatgtattcgCCAGGCTGCTATGCTATTAATTTGATGGAAATAGTTCATATTTTCAATATGGTAGTCAGTTTGGTCGTTgtcttttaattaataattaaaataaaattaattttttacttttattatttaaagaatgtaaatatgtaataatatcacaattagaaaataattaatatttataaataaagttttaattattaattgcaataaattaatttaatacataaatgtaataattattttaatttatttaattagatatgttaattagttaattaaaaatttacaaaatatttatatcatttaatcaATGATCTAAAAAAGATTATTAGAATAGTAATACATGAATGATTAACCATGGAATTATGAACATGGTTGACAAAATATGAATGATCCTTGGATTGTAGAAAAAACGTCGAATGATTTTATAGTGCTTATTTGCAATAATAAAAGTGTCctagaaattaaaatacaacaactaaatatcttcatttttaaccgtgattttagttatttttatttatatattgtacaTCCATATAATGAAGAGATCGAGTagtcttaatttattatttttagtcaatttattatttttaaaaaataagctttctttcactatttttgtcattttatacTGAAACAAACAAATACACTTGTGTAATTTTTGTGATTAAGAAATAATACATAAGTGTAGGTCGAGATTGATGAGGTCGGTAAAATAAAGATGGTATAATGAATGAGAGAAGAAATTACATTACACAGTACATAGGAGGTGAGAAGGAGACAATCATCACGATGACAAGGGATTGATgtcatgtttttttgtttatgtcTATGTTATGATTGCTGGAAGGTGGATCCCACCCTCTATTTCCCAAATGTCAGTCGGTCACGCCCAACTAAgccatctttctcttttctgcGCCTACGACTTCTCTTCTCTTTCCACATTCTTCATTCCTCCCTCAATCCAATCCAATGtctatgtatataaatatatcaaaaccATGCTCACAATTCTCACACGCTCTTCCCTTCTTCGCCACCTTTCGCTTCTCGATTGCTTCCGCCATGTCACACTCTCTCCATTCCTCCGCTTTCAACACACCTAGATTGGTCCTCAAGAAGGTTCTCGCCAAATCTCAACACGAAGGTGACGGAGCTGTTGTTAGAAGAGGCATCGGAAGGTATATATATTCTCTTCGGCATTTCATCAATCACCTTTCTATTATTCCAAATCTcctctttcattttctatttttttttttctgtcaggACCGAGTTGAAGAATTTGGATCCCTTCCTCATGTTGGATCATTTCTCAGGTACGTACAATAcagttattttatttgtcttcgTGTGAAACCTTTTTCAATGAAGCTTGCTTTGGTTGACCTCCCTTTGTCCTCTATCTGTTGTCAATGTTACCCAATATTACATTGCATTACATTACTACAATTTTAACATCACCTTACGTCGTTGACTTTGCAGTCTCGCCTCCGGCTGGATTTCCCGATCACCCACACAGAGGTTTTGAAACTGTCACCTACATGTTAGAGGTATAGTTAGTTGCATTTATTTATCCTTGAATTAAATTCGAGCTTTGGCCAAAGCCTATGCAACATGCTTTTTGTTTTTGGGTTTCAGGGAGGTATTACTCACCAAGATTTTGCTGGGCACAAGGGTACTATCAGAGCTGGTGATGTTCAGGTATGGTTAATGATGGTGTTACTGAAATGAGAGGATTATTTGGTTTGTTAGaaattacaaattatgtatATTTGCTTCTGTGTGCAGTGGATGACTGCAGGTAGGGGAATAATTCACTCCGAAATGCCCGCAGAAGAAAACAACAAGGGATTGCAATTATGGATCAATTTATCCTCCAGAGACAAAATGTAACGTATCCCTACCCTTATGATATAACTGGTTAAATCAATTGATTACCGACTTTTGAACCATTTTTAACCGCCCTGGCGTTTGATTTTGATTCAGGATCGAGCCCAACTACCAAGAACTTCCGAGCGAGAATATTCCAACAGCAGAAAGAGATGGGGTTGAAGTGAGAGTGATAGCAGGAGAATCAATGGGAGTGCAATCCCCCGTGTACACACGAACTCCAACCATGTTTCTTGTTTTCTCCATGATGCCAGGAAGTGAGTGGCATCAGAGCATTCCAGAGTCATGGAATTGCTTTGTTTATGTGATTGAAGGAGAAGGGGTTTTCGGGGGTACGAGTTCATCCCCATGTGTGGCACACCATGTGCTTGTTCTTAGTCTAGGTGATGGCCTTAGCGTATGGAACAACTCTTCAAAGCCTCTGAGGTTTGTTGTAATAGGAGGACAACCACTGAACGAGCCAGTGGCTCAGTATGGGCCTTTTGTGATGAACACACAGTCTGAGATTGAGAAAACCCTTGAAGACTACCAATATGGGAGGAATGGTTTTGAAATGAGGAAGTATTGGAGGTCTCAATAGTACTGAAATTCAGAAAAATCTATCAGTGTCAGTCTCAGTCTGATAGTGAAATCAAAGTGATGTGTATTTAGATCAAATAAAGAAGCCAGTATGTTTTCCTTCCctatccttttcattttgatgtGTCACTCACAGCCGTAGCTATCAAAGTGGTAGGAGCTGAATGCAAACAAATATTGCTTATTCtatcttcttttcatttctatGTACCAAAACATTCTAGAACATTAAAATTGCTGTTGAAGTCATGATGGTTATCAGCTTATCTTCATTTTTTCCCTTCCTTTTCACTGTATGACTTTCTTTCTTGATATCTATCAATATTTGGGGTGGTTGAGATTTTACAACATCCATCCTTTTAGGTTCATctcttataaaataatgaattgcTGTTGATTTACAAAAGTTGGATTTCAACACAAGAGGTacgattaataaaatatgacttttgaaaaggttttcCTTGAAAATTTGAGGGATGAAAAAGGTTTAGGTAATGGTTGGGGAGTGTGACAGATGGGTGGGGTGGTATTGCTTATTGGGTTCACGATTGTGTTAAGGTCCTCTTCACTCCACCATCTCCCAATTTTAggattttctaattaaattcatCCTCACTTTATCCCATCTGTGGCACGATTTCGATGCCACATTGTTGAGTGGCAACTTTTCATGTATGGtctataaaaattacatttgaaaaataaataaatgcgACTTCGAACCAACTATcaaagtttagggtttagggtatattTACAAAATGGTGgtattagatatatttttataaaaaagttaaatacgTAGTTTCAAATCttgaatgtaaaattaatttttttttctatactaaACTTtgatatactttaatttttatgatatactttagcttctaaatttaaaaaatagatgaatataatcattcaatttaattataacaaatttacTTCTATTTATTCTTGAGATGCTCATGTTTTGTTTACTTTTGGttctatatattcttttttatttctaatatttgttCCTCAACTTGATAAAAGTTCATCATCCCTCTATTGAAACTTTGATTGTGGCTACGCTTGTTGAGAAAAGTATAGTAGCTTATCATGTAATCCTTGTCATATACatatctaataatttttaatgagaTATATTTTGACGAAAAGTTGAGCATGGATTAGTTGACTTCTCACTACTTAATATTGTTGTAATAAGgtgattaaatttgaaatactcATCGTAATTAAAAAGACAAATGAAAATAGTCTTTCTctatataactaaaatatttaatacttattttgttttctatttttgtcaattttacATAAAGTGGTCATTAATTTGTTGGAACCTTCAAAGTgatctcaattttttaaatttggtctttttttatgatgaggTCTAAATTATTAACACTACACATGAATCATTAATGAATGAAGTGTAACTTTTTCACATAATGAAAACTGTCCAATGAGAGATTGCCATGTgacagttttattttatattgtcatAGTAAAGTagttaaatttgaaatactcactataactaaaaaacaaatgaaagtcTAGTGTTCTCTTAAGtaactaaaagatttaataCTTATTTAGTTCTTATTTTTGTCAGTTTTATTCAAAGTTGTCCTCAACTTTTTTTCGATgttcaatttttgtaatttttgttgaatttggtCATTCTGGCGTCTAAATCATTAATGACACAATGTTTATGTGAATCCTTAGTGAATGAGGTGTAACTTTTTTACATAATGAGAATTATCCAATAAGGAATGCCACGTTGCTTCTACCCATAATTAGGATTTTGCTATGGTAGAGGTTGTTCGAAGATGGAGACGCGAGAGGCACGATAGGTGCTTGAATGAATTTGCGATTCATCTCGATGGTGCAATGTTTTGCGACTTTGGGACAAAAATGACTCTAATTTggattaactcttttttttcctGTACAAGTTTGCATGTTGTGATGATGAATAGGAGGTTTTCACAATTTGGGTTTTTTGATTCACAATGGTTGCTAGTTTCTAGTTTTAGGTTTCTTTGTTTGCAAGTTTGAAGCGAAGATGATGGCTCGTGGTGACATTATGTTGTTATGTAGTGAttgatgaagatggaaggtTCGAATAGAAGGAGAAGATATCGCAATTTAGGGTTCGTGATTTGGGATTTCTTGGTGCTCTCAAACTACTACAATGGTTATCACGATGATTAACGAGAGTTTAATGTTTTCACATTCTCTAGTGCAAAGAGGTTCGAACAAACTTGGGTTTGGGTTTTAGATGTAGGTTGCTTGTGATTGTTCGATGAAGACGAATAGACTCACAATGGATGTGTTAGTTGATTTGCAAGGTTGAGAGAGATGATGGTGGTGGGTTCTGATGATGACATGGTGATTGTTCTGATTGTGGTTAAGGTTTTGGATGATGAAAGGTTGAAAATAGTGACATGATCACATTCGATTATGatgtatgtaaaaaaattacacctcatttaataataattcacCTAAACATTACGCCCTTAATGATTTATACATCATAATagaaaatgattaaattcaacaaaaataataaaatttataaaaattgagaTCACCTTATATActcaaaaaatgaaataaaactgatgaaaatagtaacaaaaatagatattaagcctaattaaaaggaaaaaaaaaactaaaaaataataaacaaaggGGTGTATGTATTGGTGGCACTGGGATTTTGATTGAAGAGAATGTATTACCACTTATGTTAAAATTCTCATTAACCCGGGTTAAACCGTTTGTATGTGTGCTAATTTTACTATCTCAAATGATAATTCATGAATCtatttcttctaaaataaaacACTATTTGCTTAAAAAAGTGAACCAAATGAATATCTTTACTTTAGTTCTCTAAAGCCTTCAAATATTTTGGgagaatatataataaactaaCATTTTAATCATTAGCAGAAAAATTGGTAATCAAATTTGACCATTTAGTCAATAATAATTCATCAATTCCGGTTAGATTAGCTATACAGTTGACTCTCAAACCTAGTTATCTAAACGTACAtgtgttaaataattataaattataaacgtacatgtattaaataattataaattataaatttcaaaggACGACGACTACTCTTGAATCGAATATACAAACATTACTAGTtgatataattttcaatatgtCAAGTCAAGAGATGATGAACCATCTTTTCTACATCAAAGTATAACGAATTAAGCTGCAGGCATAAGCTTTAAACGTGCGGTTGAGTCCATATAGATGCATTCTCTTTTTATGGGCATATAAATCACTAGTCATAGATTATATTTATGAACTGAAGGCAACAAACTTCCAGGTACATCACTTGACTAAATCTAACCTCCTAATACATGCGTGATTCATTAAGTTAAGAGACAAAACATGTCTACGCAGAACGGTATGAATTTAAGATTACCTTTACAAGTTGCTTGCTTTTATTGACAATTTGCCATTCACAAGACAAATCAGCTGAAAAGGGAAGCTCTGGTGTTCTAAACTAACCCAAGTGCTAAACACCAGTCAAATAAGAAAGACAAAGCAGTCGTAAATCATACAGatgaaaacgaaaactaaccacTCCCAGTTCAGCTCAGCTAACCGGCAGGAAGAACAACCTGTGACCCAAATGCATAAGGAAACAGGTGAACGATTCCCCGGGAGAAAGAATCGTGTAGAGCAGATAACACGAGGACtcaaaaagacaaaagaaaagggagaagGAAACCATTACCAATAATCACGCAGACGACAAATAAATGGATGTCCACTTTCATTTGCTGCAAATCAAATTACAAGCTCTTTTACTTTTACCCCCGATTATACAATTATACCCGTTTtggttttcttaaaattgaagaCAACATTTTGGCTACTATATTTCTGTCTGTCCGACTGTCTTATAGTTGTAACAGATGAAAAAGCTTTGAAATCATAGCTAGCGACCAAGGAAAAATGCAACCCAATCAACCAACCcatttaattaataaagcaacaaaaagaaattgaggTGAAGTGACAAAGCTGAGTTGTATGTGGTGCATTGCAGATCATCTGGAACAGCAAGAAAAATAGGTCTGATTTTGCTTGGATGCAGCAGGGCCATTGTTGACGAGGCTGACCCTGTTCACCGACAACTCTGCCTTGTATGTATCGGAGTTGAGGACCTTCCTGCTGACGTTGTTGTATATCTCTCGAATAACCATCTCGAATGCCGTCTTCACGTTGGTAGAATCCAACGCAGACGTTTCCATGAAAAACAATCCTTCCGCTTCCGCAAGGCTTTTCCCTTCCTCAACGCTCACCGCCCTTATATTCTCCAAATCACATTTGTTTCCCACCAGCATCATGGCCACCGTCGTATCGCAATGAGCTGCATCAGATCACACCATACAATAACATAGCTTCGTTAGCATCCATGAACGGCCTTTCCTTACAAAACACAACTTATTTTTTTACACTaaactcaattactctctctctctctctctctccctctctctatGCATGTTTGTATTTATCTAACTAAATAGCTGTACTTGAGAAGATGCCACATCTATTCTCTAATTAGGagtttttacttttatgattgATCTCTTTGAATTTTTATGAGGAAGTAGAGAGTGTGAGACGAAACTACAAGAGAAGTTGCAAGCAGCAGGCACGAGAGAGTCGAGAAATTGAAAGGTGGTTTTAGGTTAGCCTGTGAAAAAGGTGATAATAGAGAAAAGTAGACAGCAGAAGacacatataaataaaaaagcgTAGGAGTGCACAAGAAGAGAATCGGATCGGCGAAGGGGAAGAAGATCAGATCTGGCagtagaagagagagagaaagtacTTTTAAGCTCGTCGAGCCAGCGCCCCACGCTGTCGAAGGTGGTTCGGCGGGAGATATCGTAGACAATGAGAGCGCCGACAGCGCCGCGGTAGTAGGCGGAGGTAACGGCGCGGAATCGCTCTTGGCCGGCGGTGTCCCAAATCTGAGCCTTGACTTCCTTGGAATCGATCTCCAAGCACTGGGTCTGGAACTCGACGCCTATGGTGGCCTTGGAGTGCATATTGAACTCGTTGCGAGCATAGCGGGAAAGGAGGTTGGATTTGCCGACCGCTGAGTCTCCGATTATGACGATCTTGAAGAGGTACTCTTCTCCCCCCTCGTCATCTGAACCCCACATTTTCAAACTCTATTTCCCAGACCTCCTTCTCCGACCCTCCTCCAACTCCAactcagagagagagagaaagaaaagaaaatgtttagtTTCTGAGACTGCCTGCTTCGCTGTGATGATACTCCACACAACCTGGCATCAACAAGCTCCGTTACTCTACTCTCCTGCATTCATTGCCCTTCTTGTCCcacttctttccttttttttatataaaattcaaattattattattattattattatttattgctttaataaaattattttacttttctaagACACCTAAAACATGTCCATTTGTTTCTCTCTGTTTATTTAATCCATTTTCGCTTCATCTATGGTTGTAATTGGGTTCATTTCAAAGGAATAATCATCttgttaacaattttataaaaaaataaatgattttcattcttGAAACAATGGGAACCTTAGATAAAAGGAAGGAGTAGGAAAGTTGCGTGTGGTTGGCCGTATTGaataaaactgaaataaatGGTAGCCGTAGGATGGTAATTGCAAAGTTTTGGTGACAAACGGCGTCgtctagtttaatttaataattaattaaaaatataattgaaggCAAGAAAAAAATGGAACAGTAGTTGTTTATAATCGGCGTTGGAGTGCAGGGATGCAGTGAAGAGAGCCTCGAGGACTCTGTGACTTGCCTTATTGAATTGGATTGAGTTGAGTTGAATCCCTGGTTCATGCCACGAACAGAACGATAAATCTTACGAGTCTTTGTCTGCTGCCAATGCAAACCAAAACGATGTCGCTTCCTGGCCTTCCTGTGTTGCTGTTTCTACTGTTTCTCATTGCCGCCGCCGTCGCCGCCGATAACGATGCCAAACGTGACGACCAGAGGGCTCCCAAGTCCCAATCCTGCAATAACCCCTTCCAATTGGTATTCTCTTTCCATCAATTATTCTTTTCTTACTTCCGTTCGATCTCCCgttgttttcttctcttttactCCAAATTCCATCACAATTTTAGATGATTTTCTTTATTGACTGGCTGCCTACCTGCCTGCAGGTGAAGGTGGAGAACTGGATTGATGGTGTGGAAGGACGTATTTATAATGGCGTCACTGCCAGATTTGGCTCTCTTTTGCCTGAGAAACCTGAAAACAGTGTCAGAACTCCTGCAATTTTCTCTAATCCTGTAGACTGCTGTTCCAATTCAACTTCAAAggttcttttcttcctcttccactCTGCTTCTCTGCACCTACGATCTAATACATTTATGCCCTTGCTACGTGCTTATTTTAGAAACACACTTGATAAACTCTCTAACTAATAACGGACCTCATCCATGTTCTGTCTTCATGTTTGAAACTGTTTTTTGTTATTCTATTTTTACCCTCCAATAGCTGTTAATGAGGTATATTGTTTTTCTCAAGAAACATACCCAGTGAGTTATGCATTCCTCTTTTTACAGTTGTCTGGATCAGTTGCTCTCTGTATACGTGGGGGTTGTGACTTTACAGTCAAAGCTGAATTTGCACAGTCTGGAGGTGCTACTGGCATGTTGGTAATAAATGACGCAGAAGGTTTGTTTTACTTATTGAATCATTGCTTTGGTTGCAATTGATGAGTtgcattcttttcttttttctgctcTAGTCGATAAAGCTTTACATGATCGTATTTAGTGTAATATCTAACTACTAATTTTTCCAGATCTCTTTGAGATGGTTTGCTCCAATAGCAGTGAGGCAAACATTTCAATTCCAGTTGTAATGATAACAAAGTCAGCAGGAGAAGGTCTCAACAACTCTTTAATATCTGGGAGGAAAGGTCAGGACTTCAATTCTTCTAACATCTATTGGTACAATTGTTGTTTAATACTTAGCCTTGTATATCTATTAAATGATGTTGTATACTTCAAAGatgcaaataatatatatatatatatatatatatatatatatatatatatatatatatatatatatatatatattttttttttttatttttttttttttttctgttttttcttcttttttggcCATTGTAAAATGTGTATTTGAGTTCAACGGTGTTGCCTGTGACTATAGACCTGACTGGGTCTAGTGGGATATGACTTGATTGTTTGTTTTTGCTAGTAACATGTATATGAGGATAGTTTATTCTCCTCTcttctatttcattttattctccATCCAATTGGAGAAGAAGACTAAAAGTGGCTTGGACATACGAGAAGAAGGCCCTCAGAGGcttcattgaaaaataataatcagaTGGAAGCTAGTTTGATTACAAACAGAAGGGGATGACCTTAGAAAGGATGCTTTTACAGCCTGGAGGCTCACCCTTCTAACACAGAAttgataaaaatgttttagtGCTTTTATTCTCTGAGAGCATCTCCAGTAATGAGTTGTTTCATACATTAAAATGCATGATTTGTGTTATCCCATTGCTAAGTAACTTATACCTATTTTTGCTCCTATGGAAGAAACTTTAACGGACTCCTAACAACTCacaattatgtattttttaatggtTGTTGAAACTagataatcaatttttaatgtTAAGAACCCATTTTTCATATACGATGCACATCTTATTTTAAAGGAACACCTCTTGCCCGGAGAAGATTTCATTCTTCAAGTTAAGGAATTTGTTGAGAAACCACCATTGGAAATGCTCTTAAtagctcatttttttttttttctttatacattGCATTGAATGATTTGACAAAGAGTTGAACCTAAGCTTTTCCAGTGACAGATCCAGCATGCCACTGCTAAGCCAATTGTTCTTAATGATTCTTGTacaataatttgatatattaacTTACTTGGGAAAATGAATGTATGTTTTGTCCAAATCATGGAACTGAACTGAGATATATTCTATTCAAGTGCACTCAATGTTGTGTGCTGAATGCATGTACTGTACCAGTTGTGATTATTTGTGTCTCTTTAATGATGACTTTTTTTTGTATTcagatttatatttaaattatttatttactggAGAATGTagttaagtatatttaattatttgtgcaTTTTAAGATATATTCAATGTACTTAATTCTGTTTTGATTTATTGTATATTTcatgaatcaaattaattattcatgttagatattaatttttgttttttccccTGATTTTACCTGTTATATTTCATACATTGTAGATTCTATTAGTATGTTACAAATGTCCAATTAAACTCATTTGACCTTCAAACCTTAACTGATCTCATTTTGCGGTTCATGGattgtttaagttttaaaagtaCTGATTAATACTAATAGTACAATAACAGTGTTATTTGAGTAAATAGGATGCGAAAGAAAAACTTGGTTTTGTTAATAAACAAGCTTATTCATCTAGATGTTAGGTTGATTTTCCACTTGACTTACAGATTGTTAATTTTGAGTTGTCTATTGCAGTGGAAATTTTGTTATATGCTCCACCTCGCCCACTTGTTGACTTCTCAGTTGCATTTTTGTGGTTGATGTCTGTCGGAACAATTGTATGTGCTTCTCTATGGTCGGATTTTACTTCTCCAGAGAAGACTGATGAACGCTATAATGAATTATGTCCCAAGGTTTTTTTTCCTTGCAATCCTATACTATCCATAAAGTTTGTTATACATAACTTTGCTTTGTTGATTCCTTAAAAAAGCACTTTTCTGGATGTGAGGACATGCTTTTGTCATGAAAAACTCTACTAATATTTGAACAATGCTAAAATGGGAAATGTATAATCACAGTTTGACCTTAGCATGTGTATTGATCTACATTTCCTATTTCACTTTGTTTAGCCactgataattttattaagagTGCGTGTTTTAAGTTTTGCAAAATTATTCCTGGGAATGAACTTATGAATGTAAAATTCCTGGGtttgttatatgttttaaattatttttgagaCATGGCTGATTCCTTTGAATGTGTCATCTTTATATTTTGCTTGGATTTTGTTTCCATGACCGATTCTCACCTTAACTAGGATAAACTACTTGATATGGTACTTAAGCCTTGAAATTCTCCCACTACATGGACTAGTTTTTTGGGTTAGACTCAACTCTTGCTCTTAAGTTCTAATAGTTGGTGTTTCCCTTGAAAGTTGAACTACTAAAAGCGCTACCTATAGGTTGGATTAGGATGCAAACGGAATACTAGTAGGTAGTAAatccattaaaagaaaaaaggtacCATCGGGTCAGTGTCAATAGAGTGAAAACCATCATGAGCATACATATAGGCCCTTAAAGGTAACGATCTTAGGAGTTCCACGTTGAATAGAATAAACTACTTGATGTGGACTCTACTATTGTGCTCAAGTCCTATGGGTAGGTACATGCATTCCCTCGGGGGATGTTAGAAATTTCAACTTATCATACATCACAGCCATTAACTTCGATTCCCAGTTTTGTTTTGTACTTCTACCAGTTGATTTTCTGTAAGCATTTCCATAAATTTTAAACTCTATCCAAACATGTTTAGTTTGATTTACCCAAGATAATATTCCTCATTATAATATTCCCAGTAATAAATAATACCACCAGTCTTCTATGAATTTTACAATGGAGTACAAGAGTGTACCTTCTTCCTTTTGTTTACtgatacattttcttttcacgCTTACTTTTAACAGATGTTCAAGTGTATTAATTTGTTCCTATatgcttcttttcttttgttaggAATCGTCCATTGCTGAAACAGCCAGAGATGATTTTGACAAGGAAATTGTTCATATCGATTCAAAGGGTGCCATCATATTTGTCATAGCAGCGTCTAGCTTTCTTGTGCTATTGTTTTTCTTCATGTCATCTTGGTTTGTCTGGGTGCTGATTGTACTTTTCTGCATAGGTGGTATTGAGGTAATGTAGCTAGCTCATTTCCATGGATTTTTCCTGTAGTTTAGCgcaaaaaatcatatttcatgGTGTGCATGGAAAAGGAGGTATTGGTTCTGAATCTTCCATGATTAAATTTGCAGtctataaataaattcaaattttgaactaGCAATTTGAGTGTTTGACACATGTAGCAATCAGATTATACTGCATTTGTTTTGTTGATTACATACACAAGTTAGTAATAGGTaagagaaaaaaggaagagagtGAAAGTCTCTAGAGATAATGAATTTAGAAGCACTAATACAAACATCGCTATCAACATGTGAAATCTAAATCTCCAATGTCCCtctcaaagttaattttttatttttttgaatttcagGGTATGCACAATTGTATCGTAAGCCTGACTGTAAGGTACAACCAATGTCTCTTTGTTTTCTGACCTGAAAATGTGCTCAGTGTTTCCTTTGCATGCCATGGTTtctattaattatgtttttattttaatttg
Coding sequences within:
- the LOC106758639 gene encoding ras-related protein RABA5e; its protein translation is MWGSDDEGGEEYLFKIVIIGDSAVGKSNLLSRYARNEFNMHSKATIGVEFQTQCLEIDSKEVKAQIWDTAGQERFRAVTSAYYRGAVGALIVYDISRRTTFDSVGRWLDELKTHCDTTVAMMLVGNKCDLENIRAVSVEEGKSLAEAEGLFFMETSALDSTNVKTAFEMVIREIYNNVSRKVLNSDTYKAELSVNRVSLVNNGPAASKQNQTYFSCCSR
- the LOC106758669 gene encoding pirin-like protein, translating into MSMYINISKPCSQFSHALPFFATFRFSIASAMSHSLHSSAFNTPRLVLKKVLAKSQHEGDGAVVRRGIGRTELKNLDPFLMLDHFSVSPPAGFPDHPHRGFETVTYMLEGGITHQDFAGHKGTIRAGDVQWMTAGRGIIHSEMPAEENNKGLQLWINLSSRDKMIEPNYQELPSENIPTAERDGVEVRVIAGESMGVQSPVYTRTPTMFLVFSMMPGSEWHQSIPESWNCFVYVIEGEGVFGGTSSSPCVAHHVLVLSLGDGLSVWNNSSKPLRFVVIGGQPLNEPVAQYGPFVMNTQSEIEKTLEDYQYGRNGFEMRKYWRSQ
- the LOC106758638 gene encoding signal peptide peptidase-like 2, whose translation is MQTKTMSLPGLPVLLFLLFLIAAAVAADNDAKRDDQRAPKSQSCNNPFQLVKVENWIDGVEGRIYNGVTARFGSLLPEKPENSVRTPAIFSNPVDCCSNSTSKLSGSVALCIRGGCDFTVKAEFAQSGGATGMLVINDAEDLFEMVCSNSSEANISIPVVMITKSAGEGLNNSLISGRKVEILLYAPPRPLVDFSVAFLWLMSVGTIVCASLWSDFTSPEKTDERYNELCPKESSIAETARDDFDKEIVHIDSKGAIIFVIAASSFLVLLFFFMSSWFVWVLIVLFCIGGIEGMHNCIVSLTVRKGRSCGQKTVSVPLFGETSIFSLVVLLFCVAFAIFWAATRQESYSWIGQDILGICLMITVLQLARLPNIKVATVLLCCAFVYDIFWVFISPVIFHESVMIAVARGDKAGGEAIPMLLRFPRLFDPWGGYDMIGFGDILFPGLLVSFAHRFDKDNGRGASNGYFLWLVIGYGIGLVFTYLGLYLMNGNGQPALLYLVPCTLGVTVILGCIRGELKNLWNYGTDPSLSTDHSEV